One Corallococcus exiguus DNA segment encodes these proteins:
- a CDS encoding dihydrolipoamide acetyltransferase yields MRVATATLRLLALLSAGLSGPVLAQGASPSPASPPPAAAASPAAGTPQASASQGPAGDQTADEAFTSRVKTLEEQVVDLKEKIYRSKARLLLLQESVMGGELSTGARAVLVHKNEMGNAFQLESVVYALDGAPIFTQVDTQGDLNRHQSLEVFNGRIVPGQHQLAVRLVYRGSGYGVFSYLEGYKFKVQSSYTFNAESGKVTTVNVVGVEKGGLTTDLKDRPAVRYDIEVAKDTRANRPAGSGSEPEGAPGTPAAPATTSSELK; encoded by the coding sequence GTGCGCGTCGCAACCGCCACCCTCCGTCTCCTCGCGCTCCTGAGCGCTGGCCTGTCTGGGCCGGTGCTCGCGCAAGGTGCGTCCCCCTCCCCTGCTTCCCCGCCTCCCGCCGCCGCTGCATCCCCGGCCGCGGGCACGCCACAGGCCTCCGCCTCGCAGGGACCCGCGGGCGACCAGACGGCGGATGAGGCCTTCACGTCGCGCGTGAAGACGCTGGAGGAGCAGGTCGTCGACCTGAAGGAGAAGATCTACCGCTCCAAGGCGCGCCTGCTGCTGCTCCAGGAGTCGGTGATGGGCGGCGAGCTGTCCACCGGCGCCCGCGCGGTGCTGGTGCACAAGAACGAGATGGGCAATGCGTTCCAGCTGGAGTCGGTGGTGTACGCGCTGGACGGCGCGCCCATCTTCACCCAGGTGGACACGCAGGGAGACCTGAACCGGCACCAGTCGCTGGAGGTCTTCAACGGCCGCATCGTGCCGGGCCAGCACCAGCTCGCGGTGCGACTCGTCTACCGGGGCAGCGGCTACGGCGTGTTCAGCTACCTGGAAGGCTACAAGTTCAAGGTGCAATCCAGTTACACCTTCAACGCGGAGTCCGGAAAGGTCACCACGGTGAACGTGGTGGGCGTGGAGAAGGGCGGCCTCACCACGGACCTCAAGGACCGGCCCGCGGTGCGCTACGACATTGAAGTGGCCAAGGACACGCGCGCGAACCGTCCCGCCGGCTCCGGCTCCGAGCCGGAAGGCGCTCCGGGGACGCCCGCCGCGCCGGCCACCACCTCCAGCGAGCTGAAGTAG